Part of the Pseudobdellovibrionaceae bacterium genome is shown below.
CCATTAACTTTGTTTAAGTTCTGAGCAGAGAAGGCGTCGGTAAAACCATTGGGTTGGACTTTTCACTGTATCTAAGCCCATGCGCTTTAGATGAGGCAGGTATTTAGTGTCTAACTTGCCTTTGAAAAGGGCTTGTAAGACCAGGAGCACCGCGCCCCAGGCCCCCTCAGATTTCTTTTTTAAAGATTTCAATGCGGCACCGAGGGTGATTTCTTCTTCTGTAAAATCAGTACCAAAAGGAAAGCGCGGGAAGAGTTCTTGTTCGCGCCACTTCCTAAGCCACTTTTTGTAGGCTTCGGGATAGTTGTTTCGATAGGACTCCGGGATTTCATAGGTTTCGTTTAACTTGCCTGCCTTTTTTGCCTGCTTTAACAGTTCGGGCTGAAATCGAGAATCTGCGATGTTTAAAAGTCGCTTTATAACTTCTTCGTCAGTTTGCCCTCTAATGTCTGCAATTCCGTATTCTGTTATAACTATATCCCGCAAGTGTCTTGGTATGGTCGCGTGTCCGTAGCTCCAAACTATATTTGATTTTAGTTTTTTTCCATCTGGCCGAGTGCTACGTAACTGAATCACGGAGTATCCGTCTGGTAACTCCTGAGCCATCGACACAAAATTATACTGCCCCCCCACGCCGCTAACCACGCGACCGTCTTCCAATCCGTCAGACACGGCGGCTCCCAGTAGGGTCATCATCAGGCACGTGTTAAAAAATCGAGCATTTTTTCTGTGTAAACGATCGATTTCTTCGTGCCCGTAAAGGTGATTGATCTTTCTCACGCTTTTCATGCTGATAAGATTTCGCTTTTCTTTTGGCATCGTTCTTAAGGCTTCATAAAAAGCCTGCGGCCCGAGAAAAAAACCGCCATGCATGACTTTTCCGTTTTTCAATCGATCGCCCAGGCAGAAGCTAAAAATGTATTGTCGACTTTTTTGTTCACCTAAGTCTGCCGCAAACACATCGCCATTTTTATGTTGGATCTTTCCCTCTTTGTAAGTGATCACACTTGAGTCAAGGAAAATACCAAACGCCTGCAAAAACTCAAAATCTTGCTGTCGGAGCTTGGCACGTATTCTGCCTTCTTCAAGTAGAGCCATTACCATGGCGCCATTGACTTTATAGGTGATCCGATTTTGGTTTAACAGGCGCTGCAATATCACATCATCGAACACCTGGCGCTTAATTATGCCCGTATCAAAGAGGTGCAAAAAGCCGTCTACAAGCATCTCTGTGGCTCCAAGCAGACCTTTTTCGAAGGTGTCCACCCCGCCCTTGTCTTTTATGATCTGGCCAAATCGATTTTCAGCATCAATGTCGGCCAAAATATTTTTGTAGATGTGGTTTTGCCTCTGTCGCAAAACTAACGAATATACAAACGAATCGCCGAGCGACCCGATGCCTACCTGCAACTCTCCATCATCTCGAGCAAGAAGACTGCCGTACAGGCCAATCATAAAATCAGCGTCAGATATGGCCATTTTGGGCGGACCAAAAACTTTGTAATGCTGTTCTGGATTATCGACCACGAAATCAAAAGTACTCGAGGGTACGACGGCATCGCCGTACATAAAAGGTAAATTGTTGTTCAGCTGTCCCACTATCGCCGTGGGCTGCCCAGAGTTATTTTTTTCTTTGAGCGGCTCCACCAGGTCTAAGGTGACATCCGGGTTGCAACTAAGACTATAGTCACCGGGTTGATTTGAGTCTTCGCAAATCATCTGGGCTAGTACATTCACTCCGTGGTCCATCATATCCCGTGCCACATGCGTGTAATTGCTGCTCACATAGTGTCTTTGGGCGTCGGTGTTTTTTAGATACTTTCCGG
Proteins encoded:
- a CDS encoding acetyl-CoA hydrolase; the protein is MAQLDKSTPQKFMNPQECVDRVVAHVGKSIVLGIPLGLGKPNHLVNAFYQRAKSDPSINLKIMTALTLERPKGKSFFEQRFLGPFADRVFGDYPDLDYELDRMAKKLPANIEVVEFYFPAGKYLKNTDAQRHYVSSNYTHVARDMMDHGVNVLAQMICEDSNQPGDYSLSCNPDVTLDLVEPLKEKNNSGQPTAIVGQLNNNLPFMYGDAVVPSSTFDFVVDNPEQHYKVFGPPKMAISDADFMIGLYGSLLARDDGELQVGIGSLGDSFVYSLVLRQRQNHIYKNILADIDAENRFGQIIKDKGGVDTFEKGLLGATEMLVDGFLHLFDTGIIKRQVFDDVILQRLLNQNRITYKVNGAMVMALLEEGRIRAKLRQQDFEFLQAFGIFLDSSVITYKEGKIQHKNGDVFAADLGEQKSRQYIFSFCLGDRLKNGKVMHGGFFLGPQAFYEALRTMPKEKRNLISMKSVRKINHLYGHEEIDRLHRKNARFFNTCLMMTLLGAAVSDGLEDGRVVSGVGGQYNFVSMAQELPDGYSVIQLRSTRPDGKKLKSNIVWSYGHATIPRHLRDIVITEYGIADIRGQTDEEVIKRLLNIADSRFQPELLKQAKKAGKLNETYEIPESYRNNYPEAYKKWLRKWREQELFPRFPFGTDFTEEEITLGAALKSLKKKSEGAWGAVLLVLQALFKGKLDTKYLPHLKRMGLDTVKSPTQWFYRRLLCSELKQS